A genome region from Erigeron canadensis isolate Cc75 chromosome 3, C_canadensis_v1, whole genome shotgun sequence includes the following:
- the LOC122590851 gene encoding rab3 GTPase-activating protein catalytic subunit-like, protein MQINEKMINEKESNSSPTTPDDVHSEIIPTATLLKQLAIGVQTTRIINSMKDLMRSSGDVSPVKERTSLSLSAMKSFVVGEKEDKFASEFGRDEKVMSFIHSLQDPEGHLSERKTRSPFDKSTNITNFTKELHGAPPDSFVTDLAEAIGSLKTLRKMAIFWSRVVVELRRLWCEGQHIPGIPPDEIPNLNSCLLYQQLQVINCCISRKKCRAIATESVESVLRQATNNVDKSPPSGDIVYAKISSGELVLRLGIYKQLENTMLLDTGEPVYTPVLQEGPLLTEDVIKENEEFVLRTGSVGAGCSQLLSDMQAFKAANPGCILEDFVRWHSPPDWTETLTDDQSKAFVVGDNTSPRGHLSTRMQKEGNLWRQLWENAKPIPAVRQAPLYYEDLSVEGILLGFETISPSGFFEQLFLSLVSISVEMNI, encoded by the exons ATGCAAATAAATGAGAAGATGATCAAT GAAAAGGAAAGCAATTCATCACCAACAACTCCGGATGATGTACATAGCGAAATCATACCCACAGCAACCTTGCTAAAACAATTAGCCATAGGTGTTCA GACTACAAGAATTATAAATTCTATGAAGGATCTTATGAGATCATCAGGAGATGTTTCACCGGTGAAAGAAAGAACTAGTTTAAGTTTATCTGCAATGAAGTCATTTGTAGTCGGCGAGAAGGAAGACAAGTTTGCTTCTGAGTTTGGTCGTGATGAAAAAGTAATGTCATTCATCCATTCGTTACAGGATCCAG AAGGACATCTTTCAGAAAGGAAGACGCGGTCTCCATTCGATAAGAGTACAAACATTACTAATTTTACCAAAGAACTTCACGGTGCTCCTCCTGATAGCTTTGTTACAGATCTTGCTGAAGCCATTGGAAGTTTGAAAACTCTGAGAAAAATGGCAATATTTTGGTCTAGAGTTGTTGTGGAA TTGAGAAGGCTATGGTGTGAAGGGCAACACATTCCTGGCATCCCTCCAGATGAAATTCCAAATTTAAATTCGTGTTTGTTATATCAGCAGTTGCAAGTTATCAATTGCTGTATTTCTAGGAAAAAATGTCGTGCTATAGCCACAGAATCAGTAGAATCTGTTTTAAGACAAGCCACTAATAATGTGGACAAATCGCCTCCTTCTGGAGATATTGTGTATGCTAAAATTAGCTCAGGAGAACTCGTGCTTCGTTTGGGAATTTATAAACAACTTGAAAATACTATGCTTTTGGATACCGGAGAACCTGTTTATACCCCAGTTTTGCAG GAAGGGCCTCTACTAACAGAAGATGTTATCAAGGAAAATGAGGAATTTGTGTTACGTACTGGAAG CGTAGGTGCAGGGTGCTCTCAGCTTCTATCCGATATGCAGGCTTTCAAG GCTGCAAATCCAGGGTGCATATTGGAAGACTTTGTTAGATGGCACTCACCACCGGATTGGACGGAAACATTAACAGACGATCAAAGTAAAGCATTTGTGGTTGGTGATAACACATCTCCAAGAGGACACCTAAGTACTCGTATGCAGAAAGAAG GTAATTTGTGGCGACAACTATGGGAAAATGCAAAACCAATACCTGCTGTTAGACAGGCTCCACTATACTATGAGGATTTATCTGT GGAAGGCATTCTGCTTGGCTTCGAGACTATATCACCTTCTGGTTTCTTTGAGCAGCTGTTTCTTTCTCTTGTAAGTATATCTGTTGAAATGAATATCTGA
- the LOC122594645 gene encoding GDSL esterase/lipase At5g55050-like — MVFATPINNVGAAITMFVNVFVFTMLRTSVCNAQAVPALYMLGDSLVDVGNNNYLPLSVAKANFPHNGVDFPNRKFTGRFSNGENAADFIAKKLGLRTSPPYLSLTDGTTPPITGVSFASGSSGILNETGQPYIQYISLAQQVDYFSLVRDKLVQQLGPSVAQVHLSKSIFPIVIASNDLITYFTVGSLVSRKYTPQRYIDLLLSNYKGLLKTLYALGAQKMVVTGAPTIGCCPSLRKSSRTGECNAEANFWSKKYNDGLKVMLQELKSESLGLNYAYFDIYSAMINLFLSPETYGFTNIKEACCGLGYLNADVPCIPTSTFCLNRRNHFFWDLYHPTEVAASMFIDIMYNGTQPYMFPINLKQLADI, encoded by the exons ATGGTTTTTGCTACTCCTATTAACAATGTTGGTGCTGCAATTACAATGTTTGTGAATGTATTTGTGTTCACAATGCTAAGAACAAGTGTATGTAACGCGCAAGCCGTGCCGGCCCTATACATGCTTGGGGATTCGTTGGTTGACGTCGGAAACAACAACTACCTGCCACTTTCAGTAGCCAAGGCTAACTTCCCTCACAATGGTGTTGATTTTCCTAACAGAAAATTTACGGGAAGATTTAGCAATGGCGAAAATGCTGCAGACTTTATCG CGAAAAAGTTGGGTTTACGAACATCGCCACCATATCTATCATTAACCGATGGCACGACACCACCAATCACCGGAGTGAGCTTTGCATCAGGAAGCTCGGGCATACTTAACGAAACCGGTCAACCATAT atacAATATATTTCATTGGCACAACAAGTAGACTACTTCAGCTTGGTCCGTGACAAATTGGTCCAACAACTCGGACCATCTGTAGCACAGGTTCACCTCTCCAAGTCGATATTCCCAATCGTTATCGCAAGCAACGATCTGATTACATATTTCACCGTGGGTTCATTAGTCTCTCGAAAATACACACCACAACGATATATTGATCTTTTATTGTCCAATTACAAAGGCTTACTAAAG ACATTGTATGCATTGGGTGCACAAAAAATGGTGGTGACAGGAGCTCCGACTATAGGTTGTTGCCCATCACTACGAAAGTCTAGTAGAACGGGTGAATGCAATGCTGAAGCAAACTTCTGGTCGAAGAAGTACAATGATGGCTTGAAGGTCATGTTACAAGAATTGAAGTCGGAATCTCTAGGCTTGAACTATgcttattttgatatatatagtgCCATGATCAACCTCTTCCTTTCACCCGAGACATATG ggTTTACGAATATAAAAGAAGCTTGTTGCGGGCTTGGTTACTTGAACGCTGACGTGCCATGCATTCCGACATCAACGTTTTGCCTAAACAGAAGAAACCACTTTTTTTGGGATCTTTACCATCCTACGGAAGTAGCTGCAAGCATGTTTATAGACATCATGTACAATGGAACACAACCCTACATGTTTCCCATCAATTTGAAACAACTTGCTGATATTTGA